A part of Thermus neutrinimicus genomic DNA contains:
- the serS gene encoding serine--tRNA ligase yields MVDLKHLRRNPEVYREAIRLKGVALDLDALLALDAEVQGLKARLQELQTERNRIAKEVPKAPPETKPHLVARGKALAEEAKGVEEALREKEARLLELLLQVPLPPWPQAPVGPDDSANVEIKRVGTPPEFSFPPLDHVSLLEKNGWWEPRISQVSGSRTYALRGDLALYELALIRFAVDFMVRKGYTPLTLPSYAREKAFIGTGHFPAARDQVWPIAGTDLYLTGTAEVVLNALHSGEILKPEELPKRYAGYAPAFRSEAGSFGKDVRGLMRVHQFHKVEQYVLTEASLEASDQAFQELLQNAEEILGLLELPYRLLEVSTGDMGPGKWRQVDLEVWVPSEGRYRETHSCSALLDWQARRADLRYRDKEGRVQYAYTLNNTALATPRILVMLLENHQLPDGRVRVPQALVPYLGKEVLEPCV; encoded by the coding sequence GCCTAAAGGCCCGGCTCCAGGAGCTCCAGACCGAGCGCAACCGCATCGCCAAGGAGGTACCGAAAGCTCCCCCCGAGACCAAGCCCCACCTGGTGGCCAGGGGCAAGGCCCTGGCGGAGGAGGCCAAGGGGGTGGAGGAAGCCTTGCGGGAAAAGGAAGCCCGGCTCTTAGAGCTCCTCCTCCAGGTGCCCCTGCCCCCCTGGCCCCAAGCCCCAGTGGGCCCCGACGACTCCGCCAACGTGGAGATCAAGCGGGTGGGAACCCCCCCGGAGTTTTCCTTCCCTCCCCTGGACCACGTGAGCCTTCTGGAGAAAAACGGCTGGTGGGAGCCCAGGATCAGCCAGGTTTCGGGAAGCCGCACCTACGCCCTGAGGGGGGATCTTGCCCTGTATGAGCTGGCCCTGATCCGCTTCGCCGTGGACTTCATGGTGCGAAAGGGCTATACCCCTTTGACCCTTCCCTCTTACGCCAGGGAGAAGGCCTTCATCGGCACCGGGCACTTTCCCGCCGCTAGGGACCAGGTCTGGCCCATCGCCGGCACAGACCTCTACCTCACGGGCACCGCGGAGGTGGTGTTGAACGCCCTTCACAGCGGGGAGATCCTGAAACCCGAAGAGCTTCCCAAGCGCTATGCCGGCTATGCCCCCGCCTTCCGCTCGGAAGCGGGGAGCTTCGGCAAGGACGTGAGGGGCCTCATGCGGGTGCACCAGTTTCACAAGGTGGAGCAGTACGTGCTCACCGAGGCGAGCCTCGAGGCCTCGGACCAAGCCTTCCAGGAGCTTTTACAAAACGCCGAGGAAATCCTAGGCCTCCTGGAACTTCCCTACCGCCTCCTGGAGGTCTCCACGGGGGACATGGGCCCGGGCAAGTGGCGGCAGGTGGACCTGGAGGTCTGGGTGCCCTCGGAGGGGCGTTACCGGGAAACCCACTCCTGCTCAGCCCTTCTGGACTGGCAAGCCCGGAGGGCGGACCTCCGCTACCGGGACAAGGAGGGCAGGGTGCAGTACGCCTACACCTTGAACAACACCGCCTTGGCCACCCCCAGAATTCTGGTGATGCTTTTGGAAAACCACCAACTCCCTGATGGGCGGGTGAGGGTACCCCAGGCCCTTGTCCCCTACCTGGGCAAGGAGGTGCTGGAGCCATGCGTCTAG
- a CDS encoding amidohydrolase family protein, with amino-acid sequence MFWLRTELWTAEVVYTGFGTPMLRGAIAVQGPTVVGQGSLEELRARFPQAEVIHKGKALFPPPVNAHTHLDLSLHPLYRGPFSGFIPHVMAHREKRGLQAAKEGLEELLRLGIGAFADVVFGDEVMEFLLRESPLPGVAFYEVFAPDPQDALEVFQQVQAKVKSWRRLEGRVRVGLSPHAPYSVSAPLLKRLAQYARAEGLPLMIHAGESPDEVAFLQRGEGVLTQVHGRFSRTPFQPPGLTPIRYLQTLGALGPNTLLVHGVQVDEEEVRMLADSGTKVILCPRSNAHLEVGEVPVHLYARHGVELALGTDSRASSPDLDVRNEALFLWEKVEPRLLVRALTRGGYRALGLPTPRLTRGSPASLVHSL; translated from the coding sequence ATGTTCTGGCTAAGGACTGAGCTTTGGACCGCCGAGGTGGTCTACACGGGATTCGGCACCCCCATGCTCCGGGGAGCCATAGCGGTCCAAGGACCCACTGTGGTGGGCCAGGGAAGCCTCGAGGAGCTTCGGGCCCGTTTCCCCCAGGCGGAGGTGATCCACAAGGGCAAGGCCCTCTTCCCACCCCCGGTGAATGCCCACACCCACCTGGACCTTTCCCTCCATCCCCTTTACCGGGGGCCCTTTTCCGGCTTCATCCCCCATGTGATGGCCCATCGGGAAAAGAGGGGGCTTCAGGCAGCAAAGGAAGGCCTGGAGGAACTCCTGCGCCTTGGGATAGGGGCCTTTGCTGACGTGGTGTTTGGGGATGAGGTCATGGAGTTCCTACTGCGGGAAAGCCCCCTGCCGGGGGTGGCCTTCTACGAGGTTTTTGCCCCGGATCCCCAAGACGCCCTGGAGGTGTTCCAGCAGGTCCAGGCCAAGGTCAAATCCTGGCGACGCCTGGAAGGACGGGTGAGGGTGGGGCTTTCCCCCCACGCCCCCTATTCGGTGAGCGCGCCCCTGTTGAAGCGGCTCGCCCAGTACGCCAGGGCCGAGGGCCTCCCCCTCATGATCCACGCAGGGGAAAGCCCGGATGAGGTGGCCTTCCTGCAAAGGGGAGAGGGGGTTTTAACCCAGGTCCACGGACGCTTCAGCCGAACCCCCTTTCAACCCCCGGGCCTAACCCCCATCCGCTACCTCCAGACCCTGGGCGCCTTGGGCCCCAATACCCTTTTGGTGCACGGGGTGCAGGTGGACGAGGAGGAGGTCAGGATGCTGGCGGATTCCGGCACCAAAGTGATCCTCTGCCCCCGGTCCAACGCTCACCTGGAGGTGGGAGAAGTCCCCGTCCACCTCTACGCCCGCCACGGGGTGGAACTGGCCCTGGGCACGGATTCCCGGGCCAGCAGCCCAGACCTGGACGTGAGAAACGAGGCCCTTTTCCTGTGGGAAAAGGTGGAGCCTAGGCTTCTCGTCCGGGCC
- a CDS encoding GNAT family N-acetyltransferase produces the protein MAKVHVRELRGPEEMEAVVELQREVWGRAESDLVPRGLLIAVQDEGGLVAGAFVEEKLVGFVFGFPTQDPSLQHSHMLGVLEAYRGTGAALLLKRFQRDWCLARGVRKVVWTFDPLRGVNANFNLRKLGATAKTYLPDHYGPMTGINAGAPSDRLLAEWELLSERVYTRIYAPPPEPWVEGFPQVNRVEEERPLEAFLDLEGPRLLFQIPEDWGRILREDPTLALAWREHSRLVLGHYFAQGYRAVDFARNPNRYVLAKD, from the coding sequence ATGGCAAAGGTACATGTCCGCGAGCTAAGGGGCCCCGAGGAGATGGAGGCCGTGGTGGAGCTCCAGCGGGAAGTCTGGGGCCGCGCGGAAAGCGACCTGGTGCCCAGGGGCCTTCTCATCGCCGTTCAGGACGAAGGAGGCTTGGTGGCGGGGGCCTTCGTGGAGGAGAAGCTGGTGGGTTTCGTCTTCGGTTTCCCCACCCAAGACCCCAGCCTGCAACACTCCCACATGCTGGGGGTCCTGGAAGCCTACCGGGGCACGGGGGCCGCCCTTTTGCTCAAGCGCTTCCAGCGGGACTGGTGCCTGGCCCGGGGGGTGAGGAAGGTGGTCTGGACCTTCGACCCCCTTAGGGGGGTGAACGCCAACTTCAACCTCAGGAAGCTTGGGGCCACCGCCAAAACCTACCTTCCCGACCACTACGGCCCCATGACGGGCATCAACGCCGGGGCCCCCTCAGACCGGCTTCTGGCGGAGTGGGAACTCCTTTCTGAAAGGGTCTACACCCGTATCTACGCCCCGCCCCCTGAACCCTGGGTGGAGGGGTTCCCCCAGGTCAACCGGGTGGAGGAGGAGAGGCCCCTGGAGGCCTTCTTGGACCTCGAGGGTCCCCGCCTCCTCTTCCAGATCCCCGAGGACTGGGGAAGGATCCTTCGGGAAGATCCAACCCTGGCCCTGGCGTGGCGGGAGCACAGCCGCCTGGTCCTGGGCCACTACTTCGCCCAGGGCTACCGGGCCGTGGACTTCGCCCGAAATCCTAACCGCTATGTTCTGGCTAAGGACTGA
- the menC gene encoding o-succinylbenzoate synthase, with amino-acid sequence MRLEAAELRILELPLKFRFETSFGVQTKRTILLLRLFGEGLEGLGEGVMEKLPLYREETVAGARYLLEEVFLPEVLGKDFPNPEALSQALAPFRGNPMAKAVLEMAFWDLFAKGLGKPLWQVLGGVRRRVEVGVSLGIQPTVTDTLKAVEKHLSEGYRRIKLKIKPGWDYQVLKAVRQAFPEATLTADANSAYRLFDFPRLKRLDELFLDYIEQPLGYDDLLDHARLQQELATPICLDESLTSSEKARKAIELRAGRVFNIKPARLGGHGESLKAHALAQSAGIPLWMGGMLEAGVGRAHNLHLATLPAFTKPGDVSSASRYWEEDIVEEALEAEEGLMDVPEGPGIGVHLKLPLVERITLWQRYMSAS; translated from the coding sequence ATGCGTCTAGAGGCCGCAGAGCTCAGGATCCTGGAGCTACCCCTGAAGTTCCGGTTTGAGACCAGCTTCGGGGTGCAGACCAAAAGGACCATCCTCCTCCTGAGGCTTTTTGGCGAGGGCCTCGAGGGCCTGGGGGAAGGGGTGATGGAAAAGCTCCCCCTCTACCGGGAGGAGACCGTGGCCGGCGCCCGCTACCTCCTGGAGGAGGTCTTCCTGCCTGAGGTTCTGGGAAAGGACTTCCCCAACCCCGAGGCCCTAAGCCAAGCCCTCGCCCCTTTTCGGGGGAACCCCATGGCCAAGGCGGTTTTGGAGATGGCCTTCTGGGACCTCTTTGCCAAGGGGCTGGGAAAACCCCTTTGGCAGGTCCTGGGCGGGGTGCGAAGGAGGGTGGAGGTGGGGGTTTCCTTGGGCATCCAGCCCACGGTGACGGATACCCTGAAGGCGGTGGAAAAGCACCTTTCCGAAGGCTACCGGCGCATCAAGCTCAAGATCAAGCCGGGCTGGGACTACCAGGTGCTGAAGGCGGTGCGCCAGGCCTTCCCGGAAGCCACCCTAACCGCCGACGCCAACAGCGCCTACCGCCTCTTTGACTTCCCCCGGCTGAAACGGCTGGACGAGCTCTTCCTGGACTATATCGAGCAACCCCTGGGCTACGACGACCTCCTGGACCACGCCCGGCTCCAGCAGGAGCTCGCCACCCCCATCTGCCTGGACGAAAGCCTCACCTCCTCGGAAAAGGCGAGGAAGGCCATAGAGCTCAGGGCGGGAAGGGTGTTCAACATCAAGCCGGCCCGGCTTGGGGGCCATGGGGAAAGCCTCAAGGCCCACGCCCTGGCCCAAAGCGCCGGGATTCCCCTTTGGATGGGGGGGATGCTGGAGGCGGGGGTGGGCCGGGCCCACAACCTCCACCTGGCCACCCTGCCCGCCTTCACCAAGCCCGGGGACGTGAGCTCGGCCAGCCGCTACTGGGAGGAGGACATCGTGGAGGAGGCCCTCGAGGCGGAGGAGGGCCTCATGGACGTGCCCGAAGGTCCAGGCATCGGCGTGCACCTGAAGCTTCCCCTGGTGGAGCGGATCACCCTATGGCAAAGGTACATGTCCGCGAGCTAA